A region of Reichenbachiella carrageenanivorans DNA encodes the following proteins:
- a CDS encoding ComEA family DNA-binding protein, giving the protein MLTKLKNRIRTFFGCSASETNGLLLLVPLLFLVLIGPFLLQNRLTRDATQTQLEEERLLKDWLEESKKKLKHEEGTVIVHSFFDPNKIGQNKWIELGFKKKIAERIINYRQKGGSFKEKEDLYKIYGINKKLVTAYLDYIIIPPPPAKPKYKAPPLNKVVEQMVIEKESAKFDLNLSDSSQLQIVKGIGPVLSSRIVKYRESLGGFHSMEQLKEVYGIKPEVYERLLDHFDLLIPAIHKININQDSIHLLANHPYLSYKTSRAIVKYRTQHGNYQSVDELKNIYTLSDSLYQKIAPYLEVSSPE; this is encoded by the coding sequence GTGCTAACCAAACTTAAAAATAGAATTCGGACATTCTTTGGATGTTCTGCGTCCGAAACCAACGGCTTACTGCTACTTGTTCCCCTTCTTTTTCTAGTGCTTATAGGTCCTTTTTTACTTCAAAATAGGCTAACTCGAGACGCTACACAAACTCAGCTCGAAGAAGAACGTCTGCTCAAAGACTGGCTTGAAGAATCCAAAAAAAAATTAAAACATGAAGAAGGTACCGTCATCGTACATTCCTTTTTCGACCCAAACAAGATCGGTCAAAACAAATGGATTGAGCTTGGCTTCAAGAAAAAAATAGCCGAACGCATCATCAACTACCGACAAAAAGGCGGCTCATTCAAGGAAAAAGAAGATCTCTACAAAATTTATGGCATCAACAAAAAGCTAGTTACAGCGTACCTCGACTATATCATCATCCCGCCGCCACCTGCAAAACCCAAGTACAAAGCCCCTCCGCTCAATAAAGTGGTAGAACAAATGGTCATAGAAAAAGAGTCTGCAAAATTCGATCTCAATCTATCCGATTCCAGCCAGCTACAAATCGTCAAAGGTATTGGACCTGTACTCTCGTCACGCATCGTAAAGTATCGAGAATCATTGGGAGGATTTCACAGTATGGAGCAATTAAAAGAAGTATATGGTATAAAACCGGAAGTATACGAACGTCTTTTGGATCATTTCGATCTTCTTATACCCGCTATTCACAAAATAAATATCAATCAAGACTCCATCCACCTACTCGCCAATCACCCCTACCTTTCTTACAAAACCAGTAGAGCCATAGTGAAATATCGCACCCAGCACGGCAACTACCAATCCGTAGACGAATTGAAAAATATTTATACCCTCTCTGATTCGCTATACCAGAAAATAGCTCCTTATCTTGAAGTATCATCACCAGAATGA